TTAATGAATGAGGTAAAAGAACATGGCTTGTATCATGCTTACAGACTTGCAATTGCACCCAATCAGTCCACCTCTTATATTATGAATGCAACGGCATCTGTCATGCCGGTGGTAGATGTGATTGAGATCCGAGAGTATGGTGATAGTACAACTTATTATCCTATGCCTTATCTGGATAATGACAATTACTTCTTCTATAAATCTGCCTATGATATGGATCAGAAGAATGTCCTGCGACTGATCTCTGTGATTCAGAAGCATGTGGATCAGGGGATTTCAACCATTTTGCATACCAATACCAAAGACAGTACCCGAGATATTGCGAAGTATTATATCTATGCACATAAAATGGGACTTAAATCTCTATACTACACCCGGACGCGGAAAGCTTCCATTGATGAATGTGTTTCCTGCTCCGTTTAATCCCCAGGAAGATCAATTACCTTACTAAATTTACATAGATGAATCAATATAAAGCAGTAAACTGGAACACTCCTGAGAATGATTATGCCGGCATGTTCTGGGAACAGAACCTGCGTCAGTTCTGGGTGGATACAGAATATATTCCTTCCAAAGATATCGATAGCTGGAAGTCTTTAACGCCCGAAATTCAACAGGCCTACAAAAGAGCTCTTGGGGGGTTAACCTTGCTGGATACTTTACAAAGTCATACCGGAATGCCAAAACTGCTGGACCATATAGATGGTTTGCAGAATAAGGCTGTCCTGTCTTTTATGTGTATGATGGAAGCCATTCATGCCAAATCTTACTCGACAATCTTTACAACAGTAAACAGTACTGCAGAGATTAATGAATTATTTGAATGGGTGGAAAGCAATAAACTATTACAGTTTAAAGCGGCAACAATAGACAAATATTATAGAAGTCTGGATGCTAATAAAGTAAGTGATGAAACTTTATTTATGGGATTGGCGGCATCTGTATTATTAGAGTCTTTTCTATTTTATAGTGGGTTCTTTATGCCTTTGTGGCTATCCGGACAGGGGCAAATGGTAGCCAGCGCAGACATCATCAAGAAAATTGTGGCTGATGAGTCTATTCATGGTGTATTCGTTGGCTTACTGGCGCAGGATGTTTATAAAAGACTTCCTAACCCGGAAAAAAGCAAGGAAGAACTGATCAGGTTGTTGATGGAACTTTATGAAAATGAATTAAAGTATACTGACGAATTATATACTGAAGTGGGACTTACTGCAGACGTAAAAGAATATGTACGTTACAATGCAAATAAAGCAATGATGAATTTAGGTTTCGAAGAATTATTCGAAGTGAAAGCAGTAAATTCTATTGTTTTGAACGGTTTAAATGTAGATACTACACAGCATGATTTCTTCTCTAAGAAATCTACAAACTATGAAAAAAGCATGGAAGTCGTTTATCTGAGGGATGAAGATTTTCAGGTGGAAGCCGGTCCTGTGTTTTAACCTGTTCAGTTTTTCCGGACTATCCCGTTTCTGTCAGACTATTCGGTCTGTCGGAAACGGGATTTTTTATGATCAGTATGCTCACAATCAGTATTTAAAGTGATCAGGATCATTCCTTTTAAAGAACGAAATCCGGATTTTTATGGTAATGTCAATTAAAAGCCAGGATCCATGAAAACGATACTTGTCCCAACTGATTTTTCCCCTGCAGCCAATAATGCAGCGTATTATGCTTTTGAACTTGGAAAAGGTATAAAAGCAAGTCTGAAATTGTGTTATGCAGTAATGTTACCCACAGCTTCCCCTCTGGGGCAGCCCGTTGCCTGGCCTTTAATGGATTATTCAAGTCTTCAGCAGGAAGCTAATAAAGAACTGAGTAAATTATCTATAGAGCTGAAAACCAACACTGAGCTTTTGGTTTCTGACTGCCCGCCGGTTCATTATAGTGCAGAAATCGGGACAGTGAGCGAAGTGGTTAAAGAGTCGCTGAACCGGGAGAAAGCAAGTCTGGTGGTGATGGGGACTTCGGGGGCAGGCGCCTTAAGCAGGTTTTTTTTAGGGAGCAGCAGCAGAGCGCTGATAGATCATGCCGATTTTCCAATACTGCTGGTTCCTCCCGGAACTGCATTTAAAAAAATGAAAAAGATTGCATTTGCCACAGATCTGAGTGAAGGTGATCTTCTGCTGATTCATTCGCTTAGTATTTTTGCCCGTGCATTTAATGCCGAAATTCTGATTGTCCACATTACTCCCGCAGATCTTGATCATGGTCTCGATCATGATAAGGTGGATGCATTCTTAAATGAAGTAACCTGTAAGGTTAACTATTCTAA
This region of Pedobacter steynii genomic DNA includes:
- a CDS encoding universal stress protein — its product is MKTILVPTDFSPAANNAAYYAFELGKGIKASLKLCYAVMLPTASPLGQPVAWPLMDYSSLQQEANKELSKLSIELKTNTELLVSDCPPVHYSAEIGTVSEVVKESLNREKASLVVMGTSGAGALSRFFLGSSSRALIDHADFPILLVPPGTAFKKMKKIAFATDLSEGDLLLIHSLSIFARAFNAEILIVHITPADLDHGLDHDKVDAFLNEVTCKVNYSKIYYRHVKDMDVDDGLNWLTEHVAIDLLAMVHRKHHFIQRIFKGSQTKKMVGHLKLPLLVFPSESPAVL
- the nrdF gene encoding class 1b ribonucleoside-diphosphate reductase subunit beta gives rise to the protein MNQYKAVNWNTPENDYAGMFWEQNLRQFWVDTEYIPSKDIDSWKSLTPEIQQAYKRALGGLTLLDTLQSHTGMPKLLDHIDGLQNKAVLSFMCMMEAIHAKSYSTIFTTVNSTAEINELFEWVESNKLLQFKAATIDKYYRSLDANKVSDETLFMGLAASVLLESFLFYSGFFMPLWLSGQGQMVASADIIKKIVADESIHGVFVGLLAQDVYKRLPNPEKSKEELIRLLMELYENELKYTDELYTEVGLTADVKEYVRYNANKAMMNLGFEELFEVKAVNSIVLNGLNVDTTQHDFFSKKSTNYEKSMEVVYLRDEDFQVEAGPVF